Within Caproicibacterium argilliputei, the genomic segment TGCCGGCGGGGAATCCGGAAAAACCGACGCCAACGGCATCAAGACCTTTTCGTTTTACCAGCTGGGGGCAACCACCGCAATTGACCTTTCTAACACCACGGTGGGCAAGGAAATCACCAAAAAGACCGGTGTCAAGCTCAAGTGTGACTATCAAGTCGGCGGCGACCAGGCAACCATTGCCACCACGCAGACCGCAAGCAGCGACTATGACGACTTCCTCAACTGTGGAAACGAATTCGATGTTTACCGCGACGCGGGCGCACTGGTTCCGCTGGAAGACTACATAGAGAAATACGGCACAAACATTAAGAAATGGTACGGCAATGACTTGAAAAAACTGAAAGACCCGAAGACCGGCCATATCTACACACTGTCGCCTTCGCGCAAGCCGGTGACGCCGCTGTATGCAACGGCAGGATTTTATGTCCAGAAGCGCGTGCTGGCCGCGAATAATTATCCGCGTAACATGACCCTGGATCAGTTCTTTACCATGCTTGAAAATTTCGTGAAGAAGAACCCCACCTATCAGGGTAAGCAGGTGATTCCTTTTGAGGCGCGCGGCGACAAAGACGGCCTGTACCTCATCAGCAATGTCGGCAATTATCTGGCGGGCCGCCCAAACACCGGCGGTTCCTACTTTGACGCGGACGGCACCGCGCACAACTTCGCGCTGGCGTCCTGCACGCACGACTACCTGAAAAAGCTGAATGAGGAAGCGCTTAAAGGCATTGTGGATTCGAACATTTTTGCGCAGACGCAGGATCAGGAGCACGCCAACATCGCAAACGGCAGAGCACTGGCGTTTTATGACGAGAGATGGTCTATTACCCAGCAAATTCAGTCACTGGAACAGCAGAAAATGTACGATGAAGTGCCGATTGCCATTAACGTGACGTTTGACGGCTCTACCAACGAATCCTACAACGGCATTTCCAGCATTACAGCTTCACAGGGCGTCTGCATTTCCAAAAGCTGTAAAGACCCGGTCGCGGCGTTTCAGTTTTTGGACGCCATGTGCAGCGAGGACATCATGAAGCTGGTCAATTGGGGTATTGAGGGGCAGGATTATGAAATGAAAGACGGCAAGATGACCCTGACCGATAAACAGCTTGCACGCATGGACGACACGGACTATGCACAGAAGCAAGGAGTCGGCTACTGGTGGGTTTTCCCGCATCCCAATCTGGATGCCGACACGAAGTTCAGCGACGGCAACGCTATTTCGCCGCAGAATACGGAAACATATGTTAGTTCCAAGTATAAATCCTATGAAAAAGAAGTGCTGAAGGCGTACAACATCCCAACTTTTTATGAGATGTTTAAGCCCTCACAGGACTCCAAATTCGGGTTTGGCTGGGACATTACCATTCCGGATTCCATGACAGACGTAAAGACCGCTTCCCAGAAATCCAGCGAGCTGACGCAGAGGTATCTGCCAAAGCTAATCTTTGCAAAAAGCGGCGAGTTTGAGTCGGTTTGGGAGTCTTATAAAAAGGATATGACCGCCTGCCACTATGACGCTTCCGATGCCTACCTGACCGAACAGGCGAAGAAACGCATTCAGGATTGGAATTAAGGCGTCGCTGCGCACGCTTCCTGTTCCTGAGCAAAACGGAGAAACAAGTTTGACGCAGGGTTTGAGTTCTGCTTGGTTTTCGTCTTGGCTTTCAGACAAAATCCAGGCAGGATCCAAACCTTTTTTGAAAACAGCGCAGCACTGCGTGCTGCATTTGTAATTGGAGGGATTGAAGATGGGAAAATCAGGCGCAGCCGCATCTCAGCTGTCGGGAAGAAAACGGAACGGAAACGGAGGATTTGCCGCCTCCTGCGGCGGCTCTCACAAGCGATTTTCCGAGCGGGTGTTTGAGCAGAAGGAACTGATTTTGCTGACACTGCCGTTCGTTGTTCTGCTCTTTGTTTTTAATTATGTGCCGCTCTGGGGCTGGATTATGGCGTTTCAAAACTACAAGCCGGGGCTGGGCATCTTTCAGTCGGAGTGGGTGGGGCTGGCAAACTTTAAGGCTCTGTTCGGGGACTCCGAGTTTTACATTGGTATCCGCAACACGCTGGGCATCAGCATCTTAAAGCTGGTTACCGGTTATGCTTTCTCCATCCTGCTGGCAGTGCTCATCAACGAAGTGCGTGTCAGCTGGTTTAAGCGGACGGTGCAAACCATTTCCTACCTGCCGCATTTTGTCTCCTGGGTAGTGGTTTCCGGCATTGTGTACAGCTGCCTTTCCACGGACGGCGGCGTGGTCAACACGGTTCTGCTGCACCTGCATTTGATTTCCAAGCCGATTTCTTTCATGGGAACTGCCAATCTGTTTTGGGGTATCATGGCAGGGTCTGACTTGTGGAAAGAGGTCGGGTGGAACTCTATTATCTACATAGCAGCCATGTCCGGCATTGACAGCTCGCTTTATGAGGCGGCGGATATGGATGGTGCCGGCCGGCTGCGCAAGATTTTTCACATCACGCTGCCGGG encodes:
- a CDS encoding ABC transporter permease — its product is MGKSGAAASQLSGRKRNGNGGFAASCGGSHKRFSERVFEQKELILLTLPFVVLLFVFNYVPLWGWIMAFQNYKPGLGIFQSEWVGLANFKALFGDSEFYIGIRNTLGISILKLVTGYAFSILLAVLINEVRVSWFKRTVQTISYLPHFVSWVVVSGIVYSCLSTDGGVVNTVLLHLHLISKPISFMGTANLFWGIMAGSDLWKEVGWNSIIYIAAMSGIDSSLYEAADMDGAGRLRKIFHITLPGILPTVKILLILSIGSILNVGFEQTLLLSNSQTLDYSQTLELYVYNYGMEMGRYSFATAAGIFNSVVSLVLVTTFNKLSRVVTGESAF
- a CDS encoding type 2 periplasmic-binding domain-containing protein; its protein translation is MKKPVKQSVSIALILAAVTTMATGCQGNAGGESGKTDANGIKTFSFYQLGATTAIDLSNTTVGKEITKKTGVKLKCDYQVGGDQATIATTQTASSDYDDFLNCGNEFDVYRDAGALVPLEDYIEKYGTNIKKWYGNDLKKLKDPKTGHIYTLSPSRKPVTPLYATAGFYVQKRVLAANNYPRNMTLDQFFTMLENFVKKNPTYQGKQVIPFEARGDKDGLYLISNVGNYLAGRPNTGGSYFDADGTAHNFALASCTHDYLKKLNEEALKGIVDSNIFAQTQDQEHANIANGRALAFYDERWSITQQIQSLEQQKMYDEVPIAINVTFDGSTNESYNGISSITASQGVCISKSCKDPVAAFQFLDAMCSEDIMKLVNWGIEGQDYEMKDGKMTLTDKQLARMDDTDYAQKQGVGYWWVFPHPNLDADTKFSDGNAISPQNTETYVSSKYKSYEKEVLKAYNIPTFYEMFKPSQDSKFGFGWDITIPDSMTDVKTASQKSSELTQRYLPKLIFAKSGEFESVWESYKKDMTACHYDASDAYLTEQAKKRIQDWN